A window of the Schistocerca nitens isolate TAMUIC-IGC-003100 chromosome 5, iqSchNite1.1, whole genome shotgun sequence genome harbors these coding sequences:
- the LOC126260307 gene encoding uncharacterized protein LOC126260307: protein MVYGKTIRLPGEFFEEPTTKFGLDSFASNLQKQMLHLYPSRPTRSKSRSVFVPKDLQTCSHVFLRCDRVRKPLEPTYDGPFPVISRHEKYFTIKRKCKHINVSVDRLKPAYLLQEKWESEKELPNFSKDTEPQHPTEEPSPNIRVSKSGPIVRFPPRFLEQLSLWRINQISYQTL, encoded by the coding sequence ATGGTATATGGAAAAACTATAAGACTTCCTGGTGAATTTTTTGAAGAGCCCACTACAAAGTTTGGCCTTGATTCATTTGCATCTAATTTGCAAAAGCAAATGCTTCATCTTTATCCTAGTAGGCCTACACGTAGCAAATCAAGATCAGTATTTGTTCCAAAAGATCTGCAAACCTGTTCCCATGTCTTCCTGAGATGTGACAGGGTTAGAAAACCATTAGAACCTACATATGATGGTCCCTTTCCTGTCATTTCaagacatgaaaaatatttcactattaaAAGGAAGTGCAAACACATAAATGTGTCAGTGGACAGACTTAAACCAGCTTATCTCCTGCAAGAAAAATGGGAATCAGAGAAGGAACTTCCAAACTTTTCCAAGGACACAGAACCACAACATCCCACAGAGGAACCATCTCCAAATATCAGAGTATCGAAGTCAGGACCGATTGTAAGGTTCCCTCCTCGATTCTTAGAGCAGTTGTCTCTGTGGAGAATTAATCAAATATCATACCagacattgtaa